Sequence from the Eleginops maclovinus isolate JMC-PN-2008 ecotype Puerto Natales chromosome 14, JC_Emac_rtc_rv5, whole genome shotgun sequence genome:
GTCACACACAGAgggtttattttactttatccTTTCTATTTAcatatcagtaaaaaaaagtcccaCGTGACGAATTAAACACtgatacacatttgaaatataatgtagATGTTTCTCATGTCATCAATGGTAACAGTATCAACCAGAAtctaaataatgcatttatccCAAAGGAAATGAGTTCCagacagttgctccattttaaaataataattgtaaaaaatggTATTTgacaatatatttcattttgtaaaagtaCTGATgaagatataaataaattaaaactgatTATTGGTTGAAATATTCACTGTAATACATAAGTAATCTTAATTCTTATTAGTATTTTACAGTTAAATAATTGCACGGGTAACAGCTGTGTGTCGTTGTGTTCTAGCAGGGCGATGAGGATCCAGACGAGGGTCCCAGTAAGAAAGAAGCCCAGAGTGCAGACCGGCGTACTGAGCGCAGtctggaggagagcaggaaaCTGATCCTGGAGTGGGCCGACGAACTCCACCACGTCGACAAGGTCAGAACACGACACAGCATTACGCTGCCTAAAAATACtattctgtacatttttgtGAAAGAAATATCAATCTTAGCTTACTGGTTTTGTGTCCTCAGTTCCTGAAGGAGATGCCCTCGGTGTTGGAGAGCGAGGAAAAtaaggagaaggaaaagaacGCCAGCGAGGAGCCACAGATGAGGATCATGGAGTGGGCAAAAGAGCTACAGACAGCGACTGAGGTAAGGGGCCGTTAACCTAACACCAGGAAAAAGCCCCAAAAAcgtttgaatttgtgttttttaagtagAAAACAACGCCACATCACGCAGCTGACTGAGGGTTTGTGTTGGCAGAGTTGTGGTGTGGAGAGCGAGGAGCTGGGCAGAGTGCTGAGTCAGCTGGGCCTGAAGAAGAAGCGCCTGGGAAACGTGTTGCCTCTGCTGGAGTTCATCACCTGGTCGCTGCTCAAGGAAGACAGCACGGTGAGAAAATTCACATTTCTGCCATAAGCCTGAAATGAAACTGGATAACCAACCTTGAATAACTAAACTATACAACATGCAGCATTACATAACGTTTGACTTAGTGAACCCTGCTCTCTGAATGCGTGCAGGGCATCAATAAATGCTCTCTGTGATTCGGCTTATATGACCCTGCCTTCCACAATAAACGTCCTTATTAACTGATAGTTTATCTGCACAGCTTTCATTTCTCATGCAGATGAAGGTGCGGCATACGGGccaacattattttattgaagtTTGAAGGCCTTTATTATTGTCCAGTTTTACCTTCTTTTAGGCTTGCTGCGTGACTTTCTGCTATACCTGCAGGAACTACAAACTACATTTGCtctatttatgtttaataatgACCTTTAAGGCTCTGAAAGAGGCCCTATGATGCTTTGTTgggttttttccctttcctgtagtgtgttatatagggttgtgcatgtaaatggtctgcaaaatgtcacagtagaggctgAAATCTTTCAATACTGGTGCAATGGTCTGGTCGTAGCAGAGCGCTAACAGGAAGCATTGGAAAAGTTTACACAGCATTACCATGATCCCTGTTCTCATATTTGCATACCACATGGTCATAGGGGTCATTGAATGAATACAATTATTGAAATTATTGAAAgctatttttatctttttgttttcccattTCAGAAAATGATTCCACAGCTGTGGTTACTGGCAAAACAACGGACTTGGAAAGCCGGGATTTCAAGATACATCCCCAACTCAGGTGTGcatttctcagttttaaaaatgacacGTTTGCCCATCAATATATCATTCTGATGTTATTGAGACGGTGGAGGTTTTGACCCTTTAATACAAAGCGATTGTAGAGGACCGaagaatatttgaaaagaaaatgattagGCAAGATAAAGATGATGTTGAGAATGAGAAATGACTTTTCCCTGTAATGTGAATCATCTCAGGCTTAAGATTGATCTTTTAAATCACTGGTTTAGTCCAACAATTAACACGTTAGTTGTTTATCCACTGCGCATCTAATAAAATACCTGTCTCTGTTTTCAGTCTGGAGTTGGATTTGCGGCGCAGCAGGTAAGATCTTCATCTTATCGTGTCTCATAGAGCAACAAAACATTCCTTTCACAACAACCTCTGAGTGCTTTCCTCTTCTCCCTAACAGCTGATGTGATCCTGGACCCCATGACCAACCACCCCTGGCTGCATATGTCGGAGGACCAGGTCCAGGAGGGCCTCTCGGAGTCTGAGCTGCCTTACAGCCCCCAGCGTTTCGACAACTGGCCCTGCGTGTTGGGGTGGGAAGGCTACAGCAGCGGGCGCCACTACTGGGAGGTGGACATATCCAAAAACGGCTTCTGGCGTCTGGGAGTGACCACCGCAGACTCCAAGCGTCTCGGCCGGTTCCCCATGACCCCCAAACAGGGCTACTGGGTCCTGTGGCGCAGCAACAACAATTTTTACGCCTGCACCAAGACGGAGACCATTCTGCCCATCGGCATGGTGCCCAAACGCATGGGGGTCTACTTAGACTACGAGGAGGGCCAGATCTCCTTCTACAACGCAGAGACAAAGTCCCACATCTACACCTTCACTGGGAGCTTCAGGGGGAAGCTGTACCCTCTGTTCGCCCCACTGGGGGGGCGCACTCTCTTGACACTAGTCCATCATTCAACTACTCGGAGAAATTCTGAAGAGGATTCTAAGTAAATTGCAAATACCGAACCAAAAAGAGGAATAGGATTTTTGATCCTTTGTTTTTGGGGCGGAATTTCACCTGAATTGACCTACCTTAAATGTCGCTTTAAACAGTTGCTGTCTAATATTCCTCTTCGAATGAAATCTCTGACTGAACAGTGATACGCAAACTGCAATGACATAAGTGGAGATTTCgatcagaaacaaaaacattgaaactaAACTTTGTgtgaagtatttattttgtatcatgGAATTCTTTGAAAATTACACTTAATTTCCAGAAAAATCCATAAATATGTGTGAACATGAAAGTGTAACACATCCTGTATCCAAGCACTTTATAATGCACTTTCAGAAATGCacataataaatatgtatatatacataatgtgtttttcatcctTATCTCTGACATCAACGTACATCtttgtacattttactttagCCTCTTACAAAGCTGATTTCTCCTTTGCATGACACAGTATATTTAtatcaatgttttatattttaaaggaatataaaatgtgtgaacatgtgtgtcAGGACTCTCTCTTACAAGCCCAGGGTCCGTCAGTCTCACAGCTGGAGGCGAAGAGCCTCCCGCCCCCCCGCAGGTCTGCACAGTCCCTGTCATCAGCGTCCCACTCCACCGTCACCCTTCAAAGGGACAAAGtggtaatgtgttttttatcccAAAAAAGAATCTGTAATAACATACTGAGAGTTGTGTTGATATATGTACTCAAATGTCAACGAATACAATCAGTTGGATGCCAATGTTTATATGTAAATGCTTGTTTATATGTAAATGCTTGTTTATATGTacatattgtaataaaaaaaacatatttcattaaaatgtatgaggTGAGTTTTTATTGGATAATTATTGGACTTTATAATTGATTTTAAGGAGATGGTCCTCATTTGGTTCTTTAGTCACagcttcattttatttcaagtcattttacaggtctgtgttttgtttatagTTCCTAGGAAGTAAGACATATGTGATCTGATACGAAAAATAGTGTTTACAGTGAGGCACAGCAGGGCAGCTGAACACGCAAAAGGCCTTCTGTTCAATTtgtttacagaaagaaaaacgtGTTTCAACTTCCATACAATAtcagaatgaatgaaatgttcaTAATACTTCTTGTGTTTGCTGCTCCACAAATAAATCAAGAGCATCATCATTCTTTCCATAAATACTGACCCATTCATCCTGAATATGAAAAGACTCTTTGACCCGTCACCATCTGGATCCGGACTTACGGCATGTACTGCTGGACGTCCTCCCCGTCCCCCCACAGCCACTGCCCCTCCTGCTGAGCGTCCGTCAGTCCCACCCACAGGTAGGGGAAGTGAGGGAGCTTGCTCATCACACCTTGGATAAACTtctaaagagaaagagacattGAGAGGAGTTGATATCCAGAGATGCTACCTGATGTTGTCTCTCGTGACGCTACCATCTCTGCAGGGTCTTTGATGACGGCCAGGCTGCTGTTGTGCTGCAGGCAGAACTCTGCGCTCTCGCTCCAGCCACGATCATCCTGCAGTCCCACTGAAAAGAAGTAGCAGTGACTCCTCCAGCACAGCCAGCCGCCAGGACACACACTGCACCTGGAGTCTACACacagcaagacactggttactATAATTTAACCTTACGAGATTGAATGACTGCACCCACACCTTTTGAGATGTCACAGGTGCGGGATGACACATGTTGGTATCAGAGAATATAAATCACCTTGAGTGACAGTGTGGAGCATCAGGTTGACTTCCTGGTGCTCTCTTTGGCACTGCTGCAGTCTTTCCATCAGCTCATGGCTTGACAGGGCGGTCTGACCCACTCCTGGTGCTCTTGTCCACGTGACTGACCAATAAAAATGAGCCATTTAGTAACTTGACGCAGTGTAGTTGAAGTGCTATGAAGAAAAGTATGGTAGTAACAGGAACTAGATGTTGTTTCCCCAAGATcgtattttaaaaagtaatggaAATCTTGCTTTTTATAATATGGggcctttaaatgttttccatatgaaatgtatttagagCAACATATATTAAAATCGTTCAAAtctaacttgtttttatttcatagaACCCAATAATACGATTGTTTCTCATTTGTATAATGACatctaaaagaaaaagtattCCTAAAAGCTATAAGACTAAATATAGAACTCCTCCAACAGTTTGACAGATTTTAAACATTCATTCAGATTTGAGCGTGGCACAAATGGGATAAACATATGTGAAATGTAGTATTTTACATCTGTACTTACCAAAGAATATCAAACCCATAAGAAGTCCCATGATTAGAAATGTTGTTGTCATAACAACAGCCACACGAGTTGTCAGTTGACAAGTGTGACAGCATCCTGCAACTGTGGTGGTAAAAAACGCAACCATGAAACAAGAAAGTTTCCATTTAAAATCGTC
This genomic interval carries:
- the si:dkey-219e21.2 gene encoding E3 ubiquitin-protein ligase TRIM39 isoform X1; this encodes MEMEMTVLKPAKRVGILKGGESRTQSSSIGAVRWNLPEEDVQIHSSAPSRSAINLTHRSQQHSRQNSLKDLRSLQECVQFIHHWKEQVDQICKQGDEDPDEGPSKKEAQSADRRTERSLEESRKLILEWADELHHVDKFLKEMPSVLESEENKEKEKNASEEPQMRIMEWAKELQTATESCGVESEELGRVLSQLGLKKKRLGNVLPLLEFITWSLLKEDSTKMIPQLWLLAKQRTWKAGISRYIPNSVWSWICGAAADVILDPMTNHPWLHMSEDQVQEGLSESELPYSPQRFDNWPCVLGWEGYSSGRHYWEVDISKNGFWRLGVTTADSKRLGRFPMTPKQGYWVLWRSNNNFYACTKTETILPIGMVPKRMGVYLDYEEGQISFYNAETKSHIYTFTGSFRGKLYPLFAPLGGRTLLTLVHHSTTRRNSEEDSK
- the si:dkey-219e21.2 gene encoding E3 ubiquitin-protein ligase TRIM39 isoform X2, with the protein product MEMEMTVLKPAKRVGILKGGESRTQSSSIGAVRWNLPEEDVQIHSSAPSRSAINLTHRSQQHSRQNSLKDLRSLQECVQFIHHWKEQVDQICKGDEDPDEGPSKKEAQSADRRTERSLEESRKLILEWADELHHVDKFLKEMPSVLESEENKEKEKNASEEPQMRIMEWAKELQTATESCGVESEELGRVLSQLGLKKKRLGNVLPLLEFITWSLLKEDSTKMIPQLWLLAKQRTWKAGISRYIPNSVWSWICGAAADVILDPMTNHPWLHMSEDQVQEGLSESELPYSPQRFDNWPCVLGWEGYSSGRHYWEVDISKNGFWRLGVTTADSKRLGRFPMTPKQGYWVLWRSNNNFYACTKTETILPIGMVPKRMGVYLDYEEGQISFYNAETKSHIYTFTGSFRGKLYPLFAPLGGRTLLTLVHHSTTRRNSEEDSK
- the LOC134876002 gene encoding natural killer cells antigen CD94-like isoform X2, producing the protein MDLRNEEEEAERETPAVAGCCHTCQLTTRVAVVMTTTFLIMGLLMGLIFFVTWTRAPGVGQTALSSHELMERLQQCQREHQEVNLMLHTVTQDSRCSVCPGGWLCWRSHCYFFSVGLQDDRGWSESAEFCLQHNSSLAVIKDPAEMFIQGVMSKLPHFPYLWVGLTDAQQEGQWLWGDGEDVQQYMPVTVEWDADDRDCADLRGGGRLFASSCETDGPWACKRES
- the LOC134876002 gene encoding natural killer cells antigen CD94-like isoform X1; the encoded protein is MDLRNEEEEAERETPAVAGCCHTCQLTTRVAVVMTTTFLIMGLLMGLIFFVTWTRAPGVGQTALSSHELMERLQQCQREHQEVNLMLHTVTQDSRCSVCPGGWLCWRSHCYFFSVGLQDDRGWSESAEFCLQHNSSLAVIKDPAEMKFIQGVMSKLPHFPYLWVGLTDAQQEGQWLWGDGEDVQQYMPVTVEWDADDRDCADLRGGGRLFASSCETDGPWACKRES
- the LOC134876002 gene encoding natural killer cells antigen CD94-like isoform X3, with protein sequence MITCLQAGHDAVAGCCHTCQLTTRVAVVMTTTFLIMGLLMGLIFFVTWTRAPGVGQTALSSHELMERLQQCQREHQEVNLMLHTVTQDSRCSVCPGGWLCWRSHCYFFSVGLQDDRGWSESAEFCLQHNSSLAVIKDPAEMKFIQGVMSKLPHFPYLWVGLTDAQQEGQWLWGDGEDVQQYMPVTVEWDADDRDCADLRGGGRLFASSCETDGPWACKRES